In a genomic window of Candidatus Binataceae bacterium:
- the lolA gene encoding outer membrane lipoprotein chaperone LolA — MIASIVTGAGWPSSPREMAFAATASPQLKRVLDGIQHRYQDTQSFSASFNEVIEAVGSSKRERSGTMYLQKPGKMRWNFKQPDTETIVSDGTTLYNYDPDLEQVIETPLKQALASSSAAAFLLGAGSIEHEFTATMLPDTASGGVTRVQLVPKVAGNQIDLSVDSKTYDIVALTLKDQLGNTTAISFTDIKHNAPMSDALFVFKVPPGADIVTAPPPQ; from the coding sequence TTGATCGCATCTATTGTGACGGGTGCGGGATGGCCGTCGTCCCCACGTGAGATGGCATTCGCGGCCACCGCTAGCCCGCAACTGAAGCGCGTGCTCGATGGCATCCAGCACCGCTACCAGGATACGCAATCGTTCTCGGCCTCCTTCAATGAGGTGATCGAGGCCGTAGGATCGAGCAAGCGCGAGCGCTCGGGCACGATGTATCTGCAGAAGCCGGGCAAGATGCGCTGGAACTTCAAGCAGCCCGACACCGAGACGATCGTGAGCGACGGCACGACGCTCTACAACTACGATCCCGACCTCGAGCAGGTTATAGAGACTCCTCTCAAGCAGGCGCTCGCGTCGAGCAGCGCGGCGGCCTTTCTGCTCGGAGCCGGCAGTATCGAGCATGAGTTCACTGCCACGATGCTGCCTGATACGGCCTCCGGCGGGGTGACGCGCGTGCAGCTCGTGCCGAAGGTCGCAGGCAATCAGATCGATCTCAGCGTCGATTCGAAGACCTACGACATCGTTGCGCTTACGCTCAAGGATCAGCTCGGCAACACGACCGCGATTTCGTTCACCGATATCAAGCACAACGCGCCGATGTCCGACGCGCTGTTCGTATTCAAGGTGCCGCCCGGCGCCGATATCGTTACCGCGCCGCCGCCGCAGTAA
- the rimO gene encoding 30S ribosomal protein S12 methylthiotransferase RimO, whose product MEKVHLLSLGCPKNLADSELMLGALVRAGFEITLDPDEAQVLLVNTCAFIESAKKESLDAILDAAETKRRGHGKRLVVAGCLSQRYGEELRASMPEVDVFVGTGNFLDLPELLRQTEAPEHRELAYAGAAHLLPTAAAPRITTGAFFSSYLKISEGCNHKCAFCIIPKIRGLHESRPVTDLVAEARRLAAEGVREINLIAQDLTAYGRDLAPKSSLAGLLRALSEIDELRWIRLLYCYPNFVTDELLETIAELPKVVKYIDIPLQHADDDVLRAMRRERSADALRRILERIRTKIPDVVIRTSFIVGFPGETDAGFKRLSDFVREEQFDRLGVFTYSREENTAAFDMPHQVPEKVKRERRAELMKMQSEISLKKNRALVGGETELLVESAMPGRGARLRARTPGQAPEIDGTVFLTGDAQPGDFVRARIDKALSYDLHASVIAESVQ is encoded by the coding sequence ATGGAAAAAGTTCACCTACTCAGCTTGGGCTGCCCCAAGAACCTCGCCGACAGCGAGTTGATGCTTGGTGCGCTGGTCCGCGCCGGTTTTGAGATCACGCTCGACCCGGACGAGGCCCAGGTGCTGCTGGTGAATACCTGCGCTTTCATCGAGTCGGCAAAGAAGGAATCGCTCGATGCGATTCTCGACGCGGCCGAAACCAAGCGCCGCGGGCACGGCAAGCGGCTGGTCGTCGCGGGATGCCTCTCGCAGCGCTATGGCGAAGAGTTGCGCGCCTCGATGCCCGAGGTCGATGTATTCGTCGGCACCGGCAATTTTCTCGATTTGCCAGAGCTGTTGCGCCAGACCGAGGCGCCTGAGCATCGCGAGCTCGCGTATGCCGGTGCCGCCCATCTGCTGCCGACCGCCGCCGCGCCCAGAATTACAACCGGCGCATTCTTCTCCTCGTACTTGAAGATTTCAGAAGGCTGCAATCACAAATGCGCCTTTTGCATTATTCCAAAGATTCGCGGCTTGCATGAAAGCCGCCCCGTCACGGATCTGGTCGCCGAGGCGCGCCGCCTTGCAGCCGAGGGGGTGCGGGAGATCAATCTTATCGCGCAGGATTTGACCGCCTACGGACGCGATCTCGCGCCGAAATCGTCGCTGGCCGGTCTGCTCCGAGCGCTCTCCGAAATCGACGAGCTGCGCTGGATACGCCTGCTTTATTGCTATCCGAATTTTGTCACTGACGAGCTGCTCGAGACGATCGCGGAGCTGCCCAAGGTCGTTAAGTATATCGACATCCCGCTACAGCATGCCGATGACGACGTGCTGCGCGCGATGCGTCGTGAGCGCTCGGCGGATGCGCTGCGCAGAATCCTCGAGCGTATCCGTACGAAGATTCCTGACGTCGTAATTCGGACTTCTTTCATCGTGGGATTCCCCGGTGAAACCGACGCCGGTTTCAAACGTCTAAGTGACTTCGTACGCGAGGAACAATTCGACCGTCTCGGCGTATTTACCTACTCGCGGGAAGAGAACACCGCCGCCTTCGATATGCCGCACCAGGTGCCCGAGAAGGTGAAGCGCGAGCGGCGCGCCGAGCTGATGAAGATGCAGTCGGAGATTTCGCTCAAGAAGAATCGCGCGCTGGTCGGCGGCGAGACTGAGCTGCTGGTCGAGAGTGCGATGCCGGGCCGTGGGGCCAGGCTGCGTGCGCGGACCCCGGGGCAGGCCCCCGAGATCGATGGCACCGTGTTCCTGACCGGCGATGCGCAGCCTGGTGACTTTGTGCGTGCACGGATAGACAAGGCGCTAAGCTACGACCTGCACGCGAGCGTGATCGCCGAGAGTGTTCAATAG
- a CDS encoding TraR/DksA family transcriptional regulator, giving the protein MPKKPAATNRKKFLANVREHLLETKARLRDEIDSELKAEREGNKDEGMDAYDLASEERDREINFILSDRERVKLKQIDDALARLDDGSYGVCDSCGLEVAEERLHAMPFTRLCRDCQQDMEREAKSQRRFDDERNTYRKLGSTDADEENG; this is encoded by the coding sequence ATGCCCAAGAAACCAGCCGCCACGAACCGCAAGAAGTTTCTGGCCAACGTGCGTGAGCATCTGCTGGAAACCAAGGCCAGACTGCGTGACGAAATCGATTCCGAGCTCAAGGCCGAGCGCGAAGGCAACAAGGACGAGGGCATGGATGCCTACGACCTCGCCTCGGAAGAGCGCGATCGCGAGATCAACTTTATCCTGTCGGATCGTGAGCGCGTGAAGCTCAAGCAAATCGACGACGCGCTGGCGCGCCTCGACGATGGATCGTACGGCGTGTGCGATTCGTGCGGTCTGGAGGTCGCCGAGGAGCGGCTCCATGCGATGCCGTTCACGCGCCTGTGCCGCGATTGTCAGCAGGATATGGAGCGCGAGGCCAAGTCGCAGCGCCGCTTCGACGACGAGCGCAACACCTATCGCAAGCTCGGTTCGACCGACGCCGACGAAGAGAACGGCTGA
- a CDS encoding Rieske 2Fe-2S domain-containing protein translates to MTFANTEIDELVSLERGEIDRRIYNNPEIFELEMQRIFGRAWLFLCHETQIPEPGDFFQSVMGRDNVLVVRQKDGSIKAMLNTCAHRGNAVCRAEEGNARSFLCTYHGWSYGIDGRLNGVPGLRDFYQGELDKSQHGLAQVAQVANYKGFVFGTHDASAPPLEEYLGATGRLSLDSIALRGDMEVVPGIQKFVIECNWKIAVDNLFDWYHPQITHASAFQPDVIPSGDANMRTEEKIDLSGVNMQSGANLELSGTGIVGAKFDQVVVLGEFGHAIGGPTRSSSGHFEFDPGWRDTPRAREVLGPVGINVAGHPNIFPTAWATVTQPQISLRIPRDPSHTEIWWFTFVDRNLPREMRNFMVTTASRIFGPAGVLEQEDGENWAQATAQSRGLASQRMKHLLNMGLGRGKIIKEGGLSRIEGLTSEYAQLWTYHSWAQWMKGLDWNELKQATTPGDRI, encoded by the coding sequence ATGACCTTCGCTAATACCGAGATTGACGAATTGGTTTCGCTCGAGCGCGGCGAGATCGACCGCCGCATCTACAACAATCCCGAAATCTTCGAGCTCGAGATGCAGCGGATCTTCGGCCGCGCCTGGCTGTTTCTATGTCATGAGACGCAAATCCCCGAGCCCGGCGATTTTTTCCAATCAGTGATGGGCCGCGACAACGTCCTCGTCGTGCGGCAGAAAGATGGCTCGATAAAGGCGATGCTCAACACCTGCGCGCATCGCGGCAACGCCGTATGCCGCGCCGAGGAGGGCAACGCGAGAAGCTTCCTCTGCACCTATCACGGCTGGTCGTACGGCATCGACGGGCGCCTCAACGGCGTCCCCGGCCTGAGAGACTTCTACCAGGGCGAGCTCGATAAGTCGCAGCACGGCCTCGCGCAAGTCGCGCAGGTGGCCAACTACAAGGGCTTTGTCTTCGGCACTCACGACGCCTCGGCGCCGCCGCTCGAGGAATACCTCGGCGCCACGGGCCGGCTTTCGCTCGACTCGATCGCGCTGCGCGGCGACATGGAAGTCGTGCCCGGGATCCAGAAATTCGTCATCGAATGCAACTGGAAAATCGCCGTTGACAATCTGTTTGACTGGTATCACCCGCAGATAACTCACGCGTCGGCATTCCAGCCTGACGTTATTCCTTCAGGCGACGCGAATATGCGCACTGAAGAAAAGATCGATCTCAGCGGCGTGAACATGCAAAGCGGCGCCAACCTGGAACTGTCCGGCACCGGAATCGTCGGCGCGAAATTCGACCAGGTCGTCGTGCTCGGCGAATTCGGCCATGCGATCGGCGGCCCGACCAGATCGTCGAGCGGGCATTTCGAGTTCGATCCGGGCTGGCGCGATACGCCGCGCGCGCGTGAAGTGCTTGGCCCCGTGGGAATAAACGTCGCCGGCCATCCGAATATCTTTCCCACCGCATGGGCTACGGTGACACAGCCGCAGATCTCGCTGCGGATTCCGCGCGACCCGAGCCATACGGAGATCTGGTGGTTCACCTTCGTGGACCGCAACCTGCCGCGCGAGATGCGCAACTTCATGGTCACGACGGCCAGCCGCATCTTCGGCCCCGCCGGCGTGCTCGAGCAGGAAGACGGCGAGAATTGGGCGCAGGCCACCGCGCAGTCGCGCGGCCTCGCGAGCCAGCGCATGAAGCACCTGCTGAACATGGGACTCGGCCGCGGCAAGATCATCAAGGAAGGCGGGCTCTCGCGAATCGAAGGCCTCACCAGCGAATACGCGCAGCTCTGGACCTATCATTCGTGGGCGCAGTGGATGAAGGGGCTCGACTGGAACGAGCTGAAGCAGGCGACCACGCCGGGCGATCGCATCTGA
- a CDS encoding aromatic-ring-hydroxylating dioxygenase subunit beta codes for MSEAETKSREERIDAMLRHFEVERFYYDEAALLDAHRYDEWLALFSDDARYFMPIRRTRTQREMDKEFTRPGEMAFFDETKMLLAGRISKLKSGRSWAEDPPSRTRHMITNVRIVKDDGRTLEVESNFHLYRTRLNSEETSWIGSRHDVLRRVGESFQIADRKIFLEQTVLLSRNLSNFF; via the coding sequence ATGTCTGAGGCAGAAACGAAATCGCGCGAAGAGCGCATCGATGCGATGTTGCGGCATTTCGAAGTTGAGCGCTTCTACTATGACGAGGCGGCTCTGCTCGACGCGCATCGCTATGACGAATGGCTCGCGCTCTTCAGCGACGATGCTCGCTACTTCATGCCGATCAGGCGCACCCGCACTCAGCGCGAGATGGACAAGGAGTTTACCAGGCCGGGCGAGATGGCGTTCTTCGACGAGACCAAGATGCTGCTCGCGGGCCGGATCTCGAAGCTCAAGAGCGGGCGCTCGTGGGCTGAGGATCCGCCCTCGCGCACCAGGCACATGATCACGAACGTTCGTATCGTGAAAGACGACGGCCGCACGCTCGAAGTCGAATCGAACTTCCACCTCTATCGCACGCGGCTCAATTCCGAGGAGACATCCTGGATAGGCTCGCGGCACGACGTGTTGCGCCGAGTCGGCGAATCCTTCCAGATTGCGGACCGCAAGATCTTCCTCGAACAGACCGTGCTCCTCTCGCGCAACCTCAGCAACTTCTTCTGA
- a CDS encoding phospholipase D-like domain-containing protein — MLCLGWLGGCGSMPDALALIHDRETYRRPKVENAEGPLTYDQSAAIIKALEARSHDTDMLQRHLAFEQAIAGSPLTVGNSVTLLKDGPTTYRAMFAAIEGASHSINLETYIFDSDEIGGQFAHALIVKRMQGVQVNVLYDGFGSILTKSAFIDNMRNNGIKVVEFDPVNPFAARGSWAPTHRDHRKLLVIDGKTAFVGGINISGVYSGGRRLSLKKTSAQEIVKSWRDTDVEVHGPAVSEFQESFMENWREQGGERLDFNDYFPALEPAGPEIVRVLWSSPEEFSTIYVTMISAIRNAEKNVFITDAYFAPGDQMLESLEDAARRGVDVRLLLPGKSNEPLIGAAARSHFAELMDAGVKIYLYQGKMLHAKTATIDGVWSTVGSSNLDWWSIARNDEINAVVLSVRFGAQMDAMFANDLAHSDEVDPEDWRHRSIVERAHESVARLLQPML, encoded by the coding sequence ATGCTGTGCCTCGGTTGGCTCGGCGGATGCGGCAGCATGCCCGATGCGCTCGCGTTGATTCACGATCGTGAGACCTATCGGCGGCCGAAGGTCGAGAACGCCGAAGGACCGCTCACGTATGACCAAAGCGCGGCAATCATAAAAGCGCTGGAGGCCCGCAGTCACGACACCGATATGCTTCAGCGCCATCTCGCGTTCGAGCAGGCGATCGCCGGAAGCCCGCTCACGGTCGGCAACAGCGTGACGCTGCTCAAGGATGGGCCCACGACTTATCGCGCGATGTTCGCGGCGATCGAGGGCGCATCACACAGCATCAACCTCGAGACCTACATTTTCGACAGCGACGAAATTGGCGGGCAGTTCGCGCATGCGCTCATCGTGAAGCGGATGCAGGGCGTGCAGGTGAACGTGCTGTATGACGGCTTCGGCTCGATCCTGACCAAATCGGCCTTCATCGACAACATGCGCAACAACGGTATCAAGGTCGTCGAGTTCGACCCGGTGAACCCTTTTGCGGCACGAGGTTCATGGGCGCCGACTCATCGTGACCATCGAAAACTCCTGGTCATCGACGGCAAGACCGCATTCGTCGGGGGGATCAATATCTCGGGCGTCTATTCCGGCGGCCGGCGCCTGAGCCTCAAGAAAACCTCCGCGCAGGAGATCGTCAAATCGTGGCGCGATACTGACGTCGAGGTCCACGGACCTGCGGTTTCGGAGTTTCAGGAATCTTTCATGGAAAATTGGCGGGAGCAGGGTGGCGAGCGCCTCGATTTCAACGATTATTTTCCGGCGCTCGAGCCCGCCGGGCCCGAGATCGTGCGCGTGCTGTGGAGCTCGCCCGAGGAGTTCAGCACGATCTACGTCACGATGATCTCGGCGATTCGCAACGCGGAGAAAAACGTTTTCATTACCGACGCCTATTTCGCGCCGGGCGATCAAATGCTCGAGTCATTGGAAGACGCGGCGCGGCGTGGAGTCGACGTGCGCCTGCTGCTGCCCGGCAAAAGCAACGAGCCTCTGATCGGTGCCGCGGCCAGATCGCATTTTGCCGAGCTGATGGACGCGGGCGTGAAAATCTACCTGTACCAGGGCAAGATGCTGCACGCGAAAACCGCGACAATCGACGGTGTCTGGTCCACCGTCGGCTCGTCAAATCTCGACTGGTGGAGCATCGCCCGCAATGACGAGATCAACGCCGTTGTGCTGAGCGTCCGATTCGGCGCGCAAATGGACGCGATGTTTGCCAATGACCTGGCACATTCTGACGAAGTTGATCCTGAGGATTGGCGGCATCGTTCCATCGTTGAGCGAGCTCACGAGTCCGTCGCGCGCCTGCTGCAGCCGATGTTGTAA